The Pantoea eucalypti sequence CCAGTTGTCCTGCGTCATTGATGTTCATGCCCATGACTTTGGTGGCATATTCCGGCACCCAGGAGATAAAGCCGAGCTGGCCCAGAATGTAGCAGAGTGCCGCCACTGCCAGCAGCAGCACGCCCACACCCCATTTCTCTTTCTCAACTGTCGGGCTGTTTTCAGGCTTACGCAGCACCGGGAACTCAACAAACAGCGTCATGATGAAGATGGCGACGTAGATAAAGCCGATGCAGACGTAGACCCAGTACCACGGCAACTGACGCGCCAGCAGAATCCCTGCCAGCACCGGAAACAGTGTGCCCGCCATGCTGAAGAAGGAGTCGGTGAACAGCAGGCGTGAACCACGCTGACGACCTTCATACATGTGGGTAATCAGAAAGGTGCCGATCGACATGGTAATGCCGCTCACCACACCCAGTACAAACATGCAGAGCGAAAAGACAGTGAGATCGCGACTGGTCATCAACCCGATTATCGCCAGCACCATCAGGACGAAGCCGAAAATAAGCTGGCGCTTCAGCGGCACAATGACCATCAGCCAGGCGTTCAGGAAGACCGCAGCTAAAATGCCGCTGTTGAGGAAGGTGAAGGTATTACTCATGCTGGAGATGGGGATCTGGAAATCTTTTGCGATATCGCCCATTACCATGCCGGTAACGATCACCAGCGCGCCGGTCAGCGCATAGGAGAAGAAGCTTATCCAGGTGAGGCCAATACGATTACGGTTTGTCATGTTCTGAACCTGTTGAGAACCGGGTGGCAAAAAGTGTCAGAAAGTGTAAACGGAACTGTGATCTTAATAAACAAGCAGTGAAACTACAGATCCATATTTCATGTGTTGTGTGATTTTAATCACGCAATTGCGGGTGTTTAACGTTTGCTCAGACCTTTTGCTGCAACAGCGTAAATATAGGTAAAACGCTGGCTCATGGAATAGAGTCTCTTTACAATCAATCACGTTTTTGTGCCCGCTCTCCCAGGTAAGGAATCTTTCATGTTTAAACGTACTTTAACAGCGGCCATCACCCTGTTAGCGCTCTCTTCCGTTTCCGCCCAGGCGCTGGCCGCAAAAGGTGACACCCACGTTCTGCTCACCACCTCCGCCGGCAATATTGAACTCGAACTGAATAACCAAAAAGCGCCGGTTTCTGTGAAAAACTTCGTTGATTACGTCAACAATGGTTTTTACAACAACACCATTTTTCACCGCGTGATCCCGGGCTTTATGGTGCAGGGTGGGGGCTTCACCACAGACATGCAGCAGAAGCAGACCAACGCGCCAATTAAAAACGAAGCGGACAATGGCCTGCGTAACCTGCGCGGCACCATCTCTATGGCGCGTACCGCCGATAAAGACAGTGCGACCAGCCAGTTCTTCCTCAACGTCGCGGATAATGCCTTCCTCGACCACGGACAGCGCGATTTTGGCTATGCCGTATTTGGCAAGATTGTGAAAGGTCAGGATGTGGTTGAAAAAATTTCTCAGGTTCCGACCAAAGATGTGGGTCCTTACCAGAATGTTCCGTCCAAACCGGTAGTTATCCTCTCCGCTAAAGTCCTGCCTTAACGCTTTTCGTCGCCATCTGCGGATGGCGACCGTCTGTCGCCTCCGGCAAAGCCAGAAATTGCTCTTATACTTAGGGCAAAAACCTGAGCAGGAGGCGGCATGGCGAACAAACTCACCGAAAAACAGAAGGTCACCCTGTGGCAACAGCGACGTAGCGCCAGCTATCAGGCCAGCTGTCGGCTGGAAGGTTTCATGCCAAATGAAACCAGTGTTAACAGCGATGATGCAGCCGCACGTCTGGCGTCACTGAGGAGGCAATATGGACTCTAATACCGCCGTCAGCCAGGATCCCTACCTGTGGCAGCACGACAACGTGCTGAAAAATCTGCCCGATATTCATGACGCTGCGCAGCTGCGCAAGGCAGAGCTGAGCTTTAGTGCGGCACGCGCCGCCACGCTGGAGCTGGGCCCGCGTAATCCCGGGCTGCCTTACCTGCGCCAGATCCATCGCACGCTGTTCCAGGATGTCTACAGCTGGGCGGGGGAACTGCGCACCATTGATATCTGGCGTGATGAGACGCCGTTCTGTCATTTCGAATATATCGAAAAGGAAGGCAATGCCCTGATGGCCGCGCTGGAAGAAGAGAAGGGGTTAGCTGATTTGCCGCGTGACGAATTTATTCAGCGCCTCGCTCACTACTATTGCGAAATCAATATGCTGCATCCTTTCCGCCACGGAAATGGTCGGGCGCAGCGGATTTTCTTTGAACAGCTTGCACTGCATGCCGGATATCTGCTGAACTGGGAAGAGACGGATGCTGAAAGCTGGAAAGCGGCGAATCAGGCCGGTGTAGCCGGAGATTTGGTCCCGCTGGAGCAGGTCTTTGCGAAAGTGGTGAGTGAGGCGGCCTGACCGCGTAGAATAGCGGCGCGGTTTATCATTCTGGACACGTCATGCTGCTGCTTATCGACAATTACGACTCCTTTACCTGGAATCTCTATCAATATTTCTGCGAGCTGGGCGCGCAGGTTCAGGTGGTGCGCAATGATGCCATCACGCTGGAGCAGATGGCGGCGCTGCCACTGACCCATCTGGCCATCTCGCCTGGCCCCTGCACGCCGTCGGAATCAGGCATCTCGCTGGCGGCAATCCGGCACTTCGCCGGACAGCTGCCGGTGCTGGGCGTCTGCCTGGGCCATCAGGCGATTGCGCAGGCGTATGGCGCGCAGGTGGTACGTGCGCGTCAGGTGATGCACGGCAAAACCTCTGCCATTCAGCACACCGGCCAGGGCGTGTTTCGCAATCTCAATAATCCCCTTACCGTGACCCGCTATCACTCGCTGATTGTGCAGCGCGATACTCTGCCCGAGGCGTTCGAGGTGACGGCCTGGACGATGCGTGACGGCGAGCCTGACGAAATTATGGGATTCCGCCACAAAACTCTGGCGCTGGAAGGCGTACAGTTCCATCCCGAGAGCATTCTCAGCGAGCAGGGACATCTGCTGCTGCGCAATTTCCTTGAGCAATAAGTTGCCTTTGAGTGATTTTTTATGCATATTTTGTGATTATTATTTCATGTTTGCACAATAATCATTTAAATGGGGTCATCAATGGCAGCGGAAAAAATTGCGGTCACGCGGGAGACGTTCGATAACGTTATTTTGCCTGTTTATGCACCTGCGCAGTTCGTGCCGGTAAAAGGCAAGGGCAGCCGTGTATGGGATCAGCAGGGCAAAGAGTATATCGATTTCTCGGGTGGTATCGCCGTCACCGCACTTGGACACTGCCATCCTGCGCTGGTGGAGACGCTGAAAAGCCAGGGCGAGACGCTGTGGCACACCAGCAACGTCTTCACCAACGAACCGGCGCTGCGCCTTGCCAGTAAGTTAATCCAGGCGACCTTTGCCGATCGCGTCTTCTTTGCCAACTCCGGTGCCGAAGCCAACGAAGCCGCGTTTAAGCTGGCGCGCTACTACGCCTGCAAACGTCACAGCCCGTTTAAAAGTAAAATCATCGCCTTCCATAACGCCTTTCATGGCCGGACGCTGTTTACCGTTACGGTCGGCGGACAGCCAAAATATTCCGACGGGTTCGGGCCGAAACCGGCGGATATCGTCCACGTGCCGTTTAATGACCTTGATGCAGTGAAAGCGGTAATCGACGACCACACCTGCGCCATCGTGGTTGAACCGATTCAGGGCGAAGGCGGCGTAGTGCCCGCGACGCAGGAATTTATGCAGGGACTGCGCGAGCTTTGCGATCAGCATCAGGCGCTGCTGGTGCTGGATGAAGTGCAGAGTGGCATGGGACGCAGCGGCAAACTGTTCGCCTATGAGCATTATGGCGTCCAGCCCGATATTCTGACCTCAGCCAAAGCGCTGGGCGGCGGTTTCCCGGTCAGCGCCATGCTGACCACTAACGAGATCGCCTCGACCATGGCACCAGGCGTGCATGGGACCACGTATGGCGGCAATCCGCTGGCCTGCGCCATCGCTGAAACGGCGCTGGATATTATCAATACGCCGGACGTGCTGGCGGGTGTCGATATGCGGCGTGAGCACTTTGTCACAGCGCTGCAGGCCATTGATGCGAAGTATGACTTGTTCAGTGACATTCGCGGCAAGGGGTTGCTGATTGGCGCCGCGCTTAAACCTCAGCATGCCGGGAAGTCACGCGACATACTGAATGCCGCCGCCGCTGAGGGCGTGATGGTGCTGGTTGCCGGCACCGACGTGATGCGTTTTGCGCCGTCACTGATTATCGAACCGGCCGATATCGAAGAGGGCATGCGCCGCTTCGCCACCGCCGTCGGCAAGGTGCTTAACGGCTAGGCTAGTTTTTACGTAAGCGTCTGATCAGCCAGCGGCCATGTTGTGGTCGCTGGTTCCATGCCAGTGAGGAGATGGTGTACATCACGCTCAGATGGTCAAGAATACGTCGCACATGCTGTTCCACCACCGTGACAGGTCCCTCACTGATGTTCTCAAGATCATCCAGCAGATTAACCTGTGAGCTTTCACCATCATATTCCAGCCGCTGCTGACACCGCTGTAGCGCGATTTCACAGGATTGCAGATAGCGTTCTGCCAGCGAGTCGGTCAGCATAGTGTGCTCCCGCGCCAGAATCGTTATGGCATTAATGTGCTCAACAATAAACTGACTGTGCGTGACCCAGAGCCGCATATCACTCAGATAGCGGGAGTTAAACGCGGGTTCCTGCATCGCCTGATTCAGCGAGTTAAACAGCGCATTGTGCGCCTGATTCACCTTCACGCGCTGATACGCCAGTTTCTCAGGTGACTGTTCGTTACCCAGCAACAATCTCAGTGCGTCCTGATCGGCTTCCAGCGCATCATGGGCGTTCTGTCGCAGTAAGCCACTCTGCCACTGCGGCCACAGCCACAGCATTCCGCCAAAGGCGATCAGACAGCCCATCAGCGTATCCATCAGTCGCGGCAGCAGAAACTGCGCGCCATTCAGCGACAGCAATTGCAGCGAGTAAACCGCCGTGACCGTAAAGCCAATCATTGACCAGCCATAGAACTGGCGCGTAAAGCGATAGCTGATAAAGGTTATTGCCAGCATGATCAGCAGCACCAGCGACTCCGGTACCGCCAGCCGCAACGTGGCGGCCGCAATCACCAGACCGGCAAAGGTGCCCAGCGCACGGTGCTGGATGCGAACACGCGTAGCGCTGTAACCGTTCTGGCTGACGAACATGATGGTCATCAGGATCCAGTAAGGTTTGGGGATGTTGAAGAACAGCGCCAGTGCACTGCCCAGCATCAGCATTACCGCAAAGCGTCCGGCGGTGCGCAGCGCTGACGAGCGAAAAGAGAGATAACTGCGCAGCGCCGGTAACAGCGGCAGACGGCGCTGACGATCCGCCATCAGATCACGCTGATACAGCGGTTTCTGCGTGCGCAGCACCCGCGCAATGCGGTTGAAGTGGTAAAGACAGAAGTTACCCACCGGATTGTCGGGATGCTGATGGGCGATCTTCTCCAGCGCGCCAAGCTGTTTGTCCATCGCAAAGCGATCGGGTAGCTGGTGATAAAGGATGTTATCCGCCAGCACCCGTAGCCGGGCCGAAATGGTTTTGGCATTCCAGCGGATCACCGCTTCGGCATGGCTCTGTTCGACCAGCTTCTGCACCTCTTCCGGCCGATGCAGACTAACCGAGATGTGTTCCTGCAGATCCAGCGCCACCTGAAAGGCGCGCGTCAGCCGCTTATGGCTGTGATCGCGGCTTGCCGACAGCATGTGCATCTGCTGATAGCAGGTGTTAATCAGATCGACCACTTTCTGCTGACGCGCCAGCAGCGGCGGCAGTGCCTTTTCCGGGTCGGTCAGCTGCGTCAGCAGGGTGTATTTGGCGTCGCAGTAGTTAGCCAGCTCGCGGTAGATCAGGCTGAGGCTTTCGCGCATCGGCTGCTCTTTCCACAGCCAGAACCAGAACCAGTTAAACAGCCCATACCAGAGCGTGCCGCCGATGTAGAGCAGCGGGGTAACATAGATGGGCATGCGGCCAATGAGGCTCAGGGTAAAAATGGCGGCGATAAGCGTGCCGGGCAGCAGACGACCATGCAGCGGGCTGATCTCACCCGTCACGCCGAGCAGCAGGGGCATGGCGAACAGGATGAGCGGTAGCGGAATGGCATGCAGTGTGAGCCACTGAATCAGGAAGCTGCCGAGGGCAAACAGGCTGCCACCCACAATCAGGCGTTTGAAAAAGCGTTTATGCGGGGTATCCAGACCGGCAATATTGCAGCAGGCAGGCACTAACGAGAACAGCAGACCTTTTTGCAGGTCGCCAGCCAGCCAGCCCAGCGCGACGGGCAGACAAAGCACCAGCGTTTGCCGCAAGGCGTAGTTGACTTCAGGATGGTAAATAATTCGACGCCACATCGGCCCAACACAAACAATAACGGCGTGATGTTGCCATCACGCCGTGGGTGACAGGAATTAGCGGGTGCCGTAAACGACGATGGTTTTGCCGTGTGCGGAGATCAGGTTCTGATCTTCCAGCATCTTCAAAATACGGCCCACGGTTTCGCGTGAACAACCCACAATCTGGCCAATTTCCTGACGAGTGATTTTAATTTGCATGCCGTCGGGATGCGTCATGGCATCTGGCTGCTTCGCCAGGTTGAGCAGGGTCTGTGCAATGCGTCCGGTGACGTCGAGGAAAGCGAGGTTACCCACTTTTTCAGACGTGACCTGCAGGCGACGCGCCATCTGCGAGGAGAGTCGCATCAGGATGTCGGGATTAACCTGAATCAGCTGACGGAATTTCTTGTAAGAAATCTCCGCCACTTCGCACGCGCTTTTCGCACGTACCCAGGCGCTGCGCTCCTGGCCTTCTTCGAACAGGCCAAGCTCACCAATGAAATCGCCCTGATTCAGGTAGGAAAGAATCATCTCTTTGCCTTCTTCATCTTTAATCAGAACCGCGACGGAACCTTTCACGATGTAGTAAAGCGTTTCTGCTTTTTCACCTTGGTGAATCAGCGTACTTTTGGATGGATACTTGTGAATATGGCAATGGGACAGGAACCATTCGAGTGTAGGGTCTGTTTGCGGTTTGCCGAGAACCATTCGCTATTATCCTCTGTTGTAATCGTGCCCAAAATACAGGGGGCAGTTTTCCCTGTCAGGCGGTGAAAGCTTCAAGCGTTTCCCTTTCAGGAAATTATTCGGGCCGCATCAGGCGCAGTGCGCATCATTCTTCCCGGCTTCGCCATCGGGTGACGAAAAATATTTTCAGCACTGTTTGTAGCACAGCTTTTGCCGACTGTCTTGTGTTGTCTCGCTTCAGCTACAGGCGGATTTCTCTGGATTGCTGTTTACCAGGCGAAAGCGTACTCTGGCGACAAAACAGCGTATTCCGGAGCAAAAATCATGCAGGCAAGAGTGAAGTGGGTAGAAGGACTGACATTCCTCGGAGAATCCTCATCCGGCCATCAGATACTGATGGATGGAAATTCGGGCGATAAAGCGCCCAGCCCAATGGAGATGGTGCTGATGGCGGCCGGCGGATGCAGCGCGATTGACGTGGTATCAATTCTGCAAAAAGGCCGTAACGATGTGGCTGATTGTGAAGTAAAACTGACCTCAGAACGTCGTGAAGAGGCGCCGCGAATCTTTACGCACATCAACCTGCACTTTATCGTGAGTGGTAAAGCGCTCCAGGATAAAGCGGTCTCACGCGCGGTGGATCTTTCTGCTGAAAAATATTGTTCGGTGGCCATCATGCTGGGTAAAGGTGTGACGATTACGCATAGCTATGAAGTGATTGAGCTGTAACAGGCTGAAGGGCATTTTAAAGTCGCGGGCCAATTCGGAGTCGGTCTGGTGTCGTGCCGTTCCTGCATAGAGAGTCCGCTTTAAGACTGTGCCCGCGTTATTACGCACCTCATCCCTGAGGTGCGCCCATACCGGGCCAACGCTTTGCGTTGTTCAAAAACGCTCCCGGCGTTTTTGTCCCAGTCGCGGGACGCTTTCCTCTTCTGACCCTGTTCCCGGCGTGTTGAGCTTAGGTGTTGCTGTCAGATTCTTTGTCACCAGGTTTTTTCAGTGGCGACCTTTCTGAAAACGGATGTGGTTGCCGGACGTGAAGCGAAGGGAGCATATGCCTGTAGCAAAGCATAGCGGGCCAGGGATGGCCCGCGCTGAGCCTGCCAGGGATGGCGGTTTTGCGTCTTTGCGAAAGGTGTATGCTCCCTGAAGCCAGCTCAGCAGTAAGCCTTTCCCCGCAGAAATGCCAGTTTTACATCTTTGCGAAAGGCCTCTGCTCTCTGCGTTTTTTTTGCTGACCTCTTACTCTATCCGCTTACCTTCCATCAGCCGCTTCACCAGCGGACCCATGATCAGCTCCATCGCCAGACCCATTTTGCCGCCGGGCACGACCAGCGTATTGATGTGCGAGATAAACGAACCCTGCAGCATCGCCAGCAGGTAGGGGAAGTCGATATCTTCCAGCGCCTGGAAATGAATCACCACAAAGCTCTCATCCAGTGACGGAATGGCGCGGGCAGCGAACGGGTTTGAGGTGTCGACGGTCGGGACGCGCTGAAAGTTGATGTGGGTGCGCGAGAACTGTGGCGTGATGAAATTGATGTAATCTTCCATCGAACGCACCACGGAATCCATCACTGCTTCGCGTGAATGACCGCGCTCGCCGGTGTCGCGCACCAGCTTCTGAATCCACTCCAGGTTAACAATGGGCACAACGCCCACCAGCAAATCAACCTGTTCCGCCACGTTATGCTGCGCCGTCACCACGCCGCCGTGCAGTCCTTCATAGAACAGAATGTCAGTGTTCTGCGGCAGCGGCTGCCAGGGCGTAAAGGTGCCGGGCACCTGATTCCACGGTACGGCTTCATCGTAGGTGTGCAGATATTTACGCGACTGGCCCTGTCCGCTTTGACCATACTCTTTAAAGCTCTGCTCCAGCAGACCAAAGTCATTGGCTTCCGGGCCAAAGTAGCTGACATGACGTCCTAAATCGCGCGCCTTACGAATCGCCATATCCATTTCAGGGCGGGTAAAGCGGTGAAAGCTGTCGCCTTCAAGCTCAGCAGCATGAAGATCGAGCTGCTGAAAGATTTTACGAAACGCGAGGCTGGTGGTGGTGGTTCCTGCACCGCTGGAACCGGTCACCGCGATAATGGGATGACGTGCAGACATAGAAAAGCTCCCTGTGAGGTCGGGCGATGAGCATTGTTATCATGAAATGATGCCGGGTGCATCAGCCACGAAATTCTTTGCGCGGCATGATATTGACCGATTCATGCAGTTCCGACCACACCAGCACCACTTCACCGGTTTCCAGCTGGCGTCGCACATCAGCTACCTTGTCCAGCAGGCTGCGTTCCTGCTCGCCGTAGTCTGTGCCTTCGCGCAGCACAAAGGTTTCAATCAGATTTTCAAGGGTCTCAGGTGAGACCTGTTGCCAGGGAATAATCACAAGATCAGTTATCCAGAAAAGGGGCGATCCACTGCGGGATGCGCTGTTCCAGCCACATTTCAGGCTGGCGTAGCGTTCCGCCGACAAAACCGACGTGGCCGCCGTAGGGTGTCAGTTGATAAGTAATAGTGGCAGATAATTGGCTGCTGTGCGGGATCACCTCATCACTCATAAAGGGATCGTCTTTGGCGTGGATGATCAGCAGCGGTTTCTCTGTGTGTTTCAGCCAGGGCATGGCGCTGGCACGATGATAATAATCTGCTGCATCGACAAAACCGTGGGCGCGGGCTGTAATCGCATCATCAAAATCGCGCAGTCGCCGCATCGCTTTGAGCTGTGCCAGATTAACCGGCAGGGTGTCCGGCCAGGCATGCAGTTTGCGGCGTGCATTTTTCTTGAGCTGCGCCAGCAGGTAGTACTGATAGAAGCGCGAGAAGCCGCGTTCCAGTTTCACGCTGCACGGTTCCAGCAGCAGCGGGGCGGAGACAATCACGGCGGCATCCACCTCCGCAGCGGCACCCTGCTGGCCGAGCAGGCAGCCCAGCATGTTGCCGCCCAGCGAGAAACCCACGGCGGCGGTAGGCACATGACCCCAGCGGGTGCGCAGCCAGCGCAGGAAGAAGCGGGCATCTTCAGTTTCGCCGGAGTGATAGATGCGGTTCAGCCGGTTAGGTTCGCCGCTGCAGCCGCGAAAATGCATCACTACTGCCAGCCAGCCGCTTGCGCGGCAGATCGCCATCAGGCCATGAATATAGGGACTCTGAAAGCTGCCCTCCAGTCCATGAAACAGCACCACGCGCGGTTTATGCTGCGCCAGCTGCGGATCTTCGCTCCAGGCGAGATCGACGAAATCGCCATCGGGCAGATCGAGACGCTGCCAGTGAGGAGCGAAGGTGATACGGCGACGTAACAGGCGCGGCAGCATCGTCTGCAGATGCGCGTTACGCAGCGTGTCAGGTGGTCTGAACTGCTCGTTTTCCGGGCCGGTAAATTTCATGTGGTAAAAGCTTGTCTGTTCCATATCACACTGTTAGCTTCGATAAGTTTTTTATTGCAGGGTAAGGAGTACCCGATTGCCATGGAACTGAGTCTTTTCTTATCAATGTTGGGATTTCTGTGGGTCGCGGCCATTACGCCAGGCCCCAATAATATGTTACTCACCGCCTCGGGCGCTAATTTTGGCTTTCTGCGCACGATTCCGCTGATGATCGGCATCATGATCGGCATGCAGGTGATGCTGCTGATGGTGGCCTTTGGCGTAGGCGGTTTGATCCTGCTCTATCCCTCGCTGCATCTGATGCTGAAAATCGCCGGTAGCCTCTATCTGCTCTGGCTGGCGTGGAAGATAGCCACCGCCAGCTATGCAAAGCTGGAAACTGACCAGGCACCGGATGCGCCAATGCCGTTCTGGCAGGGCGGGCTGCTACAGCTGATCAACCCCAAAGCCTGGCTGATGGCGCTGGGCGCGGTCGCCAGCTTCAGTCTGGCCGGTGATGCGTATCGTCATTCCGTGATGGCCATAAGCGTCGGTATGTTTCTGGTTAATCTGGTGTCGGGCGTCATCTGGATGGGATTTGGCGCGATGATTGGTCGCATTCTGCGCAGTCGCCGCGCCTGGAGAATATTTAACCTCGCCATGGGGCTGCTGACCGCTGCCTGCGTGCTATTAATCTGGCACTGAGTCAGCTGGATGCGCGTTCAACGCGCGTCCAGGGCAGCACCTCACGCATCACCGGCGCGTTCGGGTTGCGGATCTTCTGCAGCAGCAGCTGTACGCTGCGTGCGCCCAGCTGATTCATCGGCTGTTCAATGGTAGTCAGTGGCGGATTCAGGCTGCGGGTAAAGGGCACTCCGTCAAACCCCACCACCGCCAGATCTTCCGGCACGCGCAGACCCGCTTCCAGCGCCGCATGCACCACGCCCATCGCCAGCACATCTGAAACCGCAAACACCGCATCCGGCGGTTCCGGCAATGCCATTAATTCCTTCATCGCCTGAATGCCTGCCTCTGGGGAGATTTCATAGGTATAGGAGACGGCGGACCACGCATAGCCCAGCTCCTCAATGGCCTGGCGGTAGCCCTTTTCACGATGATGCGAGTAGAGGTAACGCATGTCGCCATTGACCAGCCCAATGCGTTTCCGCCCTTTACCCGCGAGGTAATGGATGGTGTCACGCGCGGCTTCAAGGTGATCAATGCTGACCGAGGAGGCGGGAATATCCGGATCAAATTCACAGCATTGCACCCAGGGCGCCCCGGCGATCAGCGCCTGCAAATCCTGCAACCCTGATGCGGCATCCATCGTTATTACACCATCCACCACTTTTCCGGTCAGCAGCGAAAGATAGGCGGCTTCACGCTGAAGCTGCGAGGCGGAGTTGCAAAGCAGAATGTGATAGCCGTGCAGTTCTGCTTCGGCTTCAATGCCCTGAACCACGCGCGAACAGAAGGGGTTGGTAATATCCGAGATCAGCACC is a genomic window containing:
- the tsgA gene encoding MFS transporter TsgA, translated to MTNRNRIGLTWISFFSYALTGALVIVTGMVMGDIAKDFQIPISSMSNTFTFLNSGILAAVFLNAWLMVIVPLKRQLIFGFVLMVLAIIGLMTSRDLTVFSLCMFVLGVVSGITMSIGTFLITHMYEGRQRGSRLLFTDSFFSMAGTLFPVLAGILLARQLPWYWVYVCIGFIYVAIFIMTLFVEFPVLRKPENSPTVEKEKWGVGVLLLAVAALCYILGQLGFISWVPEYATKVMGMNINDAGQLVGSFWTAYMVGMWAFSFLLRFFDLQRILMVLAGLATVLMYWFVSSSDAGMLKWIIMILGFSSSAIYTTIITLGSLQTKVASPKLVNFILTCGTVGTMLTFVVTAPIVEKSGVHTALATANALYAVVFVMCALLGFVSRHRTHGHVTH
- the ppiA gene encoding peptidylprolyl isomerase A, with the translated sequence MFKRTLTAAITLLALSSVSAQALAAKGDTHVLLTTSAGNIELELNNQKAPVSVKNFVDYVNNGFYNNTIFHRVIPGFMVQGGGFTTDMQQKQTNAPIKNEADNGLRNLRGTISMARTADKDSATSQFFLNVADNAFLDHGQRDFGYAVFGKIVKGQDVVEKISQVPTKDVGPYQNVPSKPVVILSAKVLP
- a CDS encoding YhfG family protein, whose amino-acid sequence is MANKLTEKQKVTLWQQRRSASYQASCRLEGFMPNETSVNSDDAAARLASLRRQYGL
- a CDS encoding putative adenosine monophosphate-protein transferase Fic; this translates as MDSNTAVSQDPYLWQHDNVLKNLPDIHDAAQLRKAELSFSAARAATLELGPRNPGLPYLRQIHRTLFQDVYSWAGELRTIDIWRDETPFCHFEYIEKEGNALMAALEEEKGLADLPRDEFIQRLAHYYCEINMLHPFRHGNGRAQRIFFEQLALHAGYLLNWEETDAESWKAANQAGVAGDLVPLEQVFAKVVSEAA
- a CDS encoding aminodeoxychorismate/anthranilate synthase component II; the protein is MLLLIDNYDSFTWNLYQYFCELGAQVQVVRNDAITLEQMAALPLTHLAISPGPCTPSESGISLAAIRHFAGQLPVLGVCLGHQAIAQAYGAQVVRARQVMHGKTSAIQHTGQGVFRNLNNPLTVTRYHSLIVQRDTLPEAFEVTAWTMRDGEPDEIMGFRHKTLALEGVQFHPESILSEQGHLLLRNFLEQ
- the argD gene encoding bifunctional acetylornithine/succinyldiaminopimelate transaminase; this translates as MAAEKIAVTRETFDNVILPVYAPAQFVPVKGKGSRVWDQQGKEYIDFSGGIAVTALGHCHPALVETLKSQGETLWHTSNVFTNEPALRLASKLIQATFADRVFFANSGAEANEAAFKLARYYACKRHSPFKSKIIAFHNAFHGRTLFTVTVGGQPKYSDGFGPKPADIVHVPFNDLDAVKAVIDDHTCAIVVEPIQGEGGVVPATQEFMQGLRELCDQHQALLVLDEVQSGMGRSGKLFAYEHYGVQPDILTSAKALGGGFPVSAMLTTNEIASTMAPGVHGTTYGGNPLACAIAETALDIINTPDVLAGVDMRREHFVTALQAIDAKYDLFSDIRGKGLLIGAALKPQHAGKSRDILNAAAAEGVMVLVAGTDVMRFAPSLIIEPADIEEGMRRFATAVGKVLNG
- a CDS encoding YccS/YhfK family putative transporter, with protein sequence MWRRIIYHPEVNYALRQTLVLCLPVALGWLAGDLQKGLLFSLVPACCNIAGLDTPHKRFFKRLIVGGSLFALGSFLIQWLTLHAIPLPLILFAMPLLLGVTGEISPLHGRLLPGTLIAAIFTLSLIGRMPIYVTPLLYIGGTLWYGLFNWFWFWLWKEQPMRESLSLIYRELANYCDAKYTLLTQLTDPEKALPPLLARQQKVVDLINTCYQQMHMLSASRDHSHKRLTRAFQVALDLQEHISVSLHRPEEVQKLVEQSHAEAVIRWNAKTISARLRVLADNILYHQLPDRFAMDKQLGALEKIAHQHPDNPVGNFCLYHFNRIARVLRTQKPLYQRDLMADRQRRLPLLPALRSYLSFRSSALRTAGRFAVMLMLGSALALFFNIPKPYWILMTIMFVSQNGYSATRVRIQHRALGTFAGLVIAAATLRLAVPESLVLLIMLAITFISYRFTRQFYGWSMIGFTVTAVYSLQLLSLNGAQFLLPRLMDTLMGCLIAFGGMLWLWPQWQSGLLRQNAHDALEADQDALRLLLGNEQSPEKLAYQRVKVNQAHNALFNSLNQAMQEPAFNSRYLSDMRLWVTHSQFIVEHINAITILAREHTMLTDSLAERYLQSCEIALQRCQQRLEYDGESSQVNLLDDLENISEGPVTVVEQHVRRILDHLSVMYTISSLAWNQRPQHGRWLIRRLRKN
- the crp gene encoding cAMP-activated global transcriptional regulator CRP, which codes for MVLGKPQTDPTLEWFLSHCHIHKYPSKSTLIHQGEKAETLYYIVKGSVAVLIKDEEGKEMILSYLNQGDFIGELGLFEEGQERSAWVRAKSACEVAEISYKKFRQLIQVNPDILMRLSSQMARRLQVTSEKVGNLAFLDVTGRIAQTLLNLAKQPDAMTHPDGMQIKITRQEIGQIVGCSRETVGRILKMLEDQNLISAHGKTIVVYGTR
- a CDS encoding OsmC family protein gives rise to the protein MQARVKWVEGLTFLGESSSGHQILMDGNSGDKAPSPMEMVLMAAGGCSAIDVVSILQKGRNDVADCEVKLTSERREEAPRIFTHINLHFIVSGKALQDKAVSRAVDLSAEKYCSVAIMLGKGVTITHSYEVIEL
- a CDS encoding phosphoribulokinase, which produces MSARHPIIAVTGSSGAGTTTTSLAFRKIFQQLDLHAAELEGDSFHRFTRPEMDMAIRKARDLGRHVSYFGPEANDFGLLEQSFKEYGQSGQGQSRKYLHTYDEAVPWNQVPGTFTPWQPLPQNTDILFYEGLHGGVVTAQHNVAEQVDLLVGVVPIVNLEWIQKLVRDTGERGHSREAVMDSVVRSMEDYINFITPQFSRTHINFQRVPTVDTSNPFAARAIPSLDESFVVIHFQALEDIDFPYLLAMLQGSFISHINTLVVPGGKMGLAMELIMGPLVKRLMEGKRIE
- a CDS encoding YheU family protein, which translates into the protein MIIPWQQVSPETLENLIETFVLREGTDYGEQERSLLDKVADVRRQLETGEVVLVWSELHESVNIMPRKEFRG
- a CDS encoding hydrolase; protein product: MEQTSFYHMKFTGPENEQFRPPDTLRNAHLQTMLPRLLRRRITFAPHWQRLDLPDGDFVDLAWSEDPQLAQHKPRVVLFHGLEGSFQSPYIHGLMAICRASGWLAVVMHFRGCSGEPNRLNRIYHSGETEDARFFLRWLRTRWGHVPTAAVGFSLGGNMLGCLLGQQGAAAEVDAAVIVSAPLLLEPCSVKLERGFSRFYQYYLLAQLKKNARRKLHAWPDTLPVNLAQLKAMRRLRDFDDAITARAHGFVDAADYYHRASAMPWLKHTEKPLLIIHAKDDPFMSDEVIPHSSQLSATITYQLTPYGGHVGFVGGTLRQPEMWLEQRIPQWIAPFLDN